The genomic DNA TATCATGTGCTTCATGGAGCCATTTCCCCGATGGATGGGATCGGACCGGAAGATATCAATGTGCCGGACCTGATCAAACGTCTTCAAGACGATGTCATCCAGGAAGTCATCCTTGCCACGAACCCCAACATCGAAGGGGAAGCGACTGCCATGTACATTTCAAGGCTGGTCAAACCTTCAGGTATCCGCATTACCCGGATTGCACATGGACTCCCGGTCGGTGGAGACTTGGAGTATGCGGATGAAGTGACCCTATCCAAAGCCCTCGAGGGAAGAAGAGACGTCTAGAAGGAGTGGATCCAATTGTTTTTCAGAAAGAAGGGCAAGCTGAAAAAAGAGTATGACCAATCCTTATTGAACGTCCTGGATGAAATGAAGGATCAGTGGAACCGGCAGCAGTCCATCGACGAAATGAGCGTCGACTACAGCCTTGGTGCCCAATGTCATACGAAAATCGCAGAAGCGAAATATTTTTTCCTGTTCAAGGAAGCGAAACATCGAAACATCGTCATAAAAAGGTAGACAACCTTCATATCCTTTCTATAACAGGACGATTCGTTCTTTAGAAAGGAGATAAGGTATGAGCCCTGTCATCGTCATTGCAGCCATCAGTGGATTGATCATCCTCCTGCTTGCCACGGGAGTTCCGATCAAGCCGCTGCGATTTGTGGGACAAGTCGCCATTAAAGTGATGATCGGCGCATTGTTTCTGTTTTTCTTGAATGCGTTCGGAAGTAAATACGGCATCCACGTTCCGATCAACCTCGCCACCTCTTCGATCTCAGGGATCCTTGGGATTCCGGGAGTCGTAGGGCTGACGGTCATTCAGATGTGGGTCTTATGAGAAAAGCCGCCTGCTCCAGATTGGAGCAGGCGGCTTTTTGATTATCCACCGAATGACGCAGGCATGACGACGGCAATCACTTCACCTTTGGCGCAAAGCTCCTCGTCAGCGAATACTTCTGTTTCCACCCTGAATTTCTTAGGGTGGATCTCATGGACTGTACCCACCGCCTTTAGTGGAACGTCCTGAGGCGTCGGCTTCATGAAATCAACAGACAAAGAAGCCGTCACGAACCGTGGAGGAATACTCCCGTCCCCGATCGTCCCTCCGTTCTTCTGATGCAGGGTGATAGCGGCGGACCCCGTTCCGTGGCAATCGATGAGGGAGGCGATCACCCCTCCATACACAAAACCGGGTATCGCCGTATGTTTTCGTTCAGGCGTATACACCGTAATGGTTTTCTCTCCTTCCACTCCGGTCCTGAATTTATGCCCCTCTTCATTCAGGCGCCCGCATCCATAGCACCATGCAAAATCATCCTCGTACTCATCCTGTATGGCAGGTTTCTGATTCTCCATCTTTTCCATCCCCTCTCTATCAACACACATTCGAGAAAGGAGGACGGTTCCCTGCTACTGTTAAATAGTTGTAATATTCAGTCAAATAAAGGCGGTTTATGATATACTGAAGAAGTCATGTTGCTCATGATAATAAATGGAAAGATGGTGATGGATTGAAAAAAGGAGAAGTTGTACCGGAATACGGCGGATCGCATACCACATCACTGGAGTGTCCAGAAGATCATCAAGACATGCTGGACATGTTCAGGGTAAGTCGGGAGTTCAAGATGAAATACCGTGGTCTCCTCTATTACTATGGTAAAGACTTTGTCACCTTCAAAAAAGAGAATCGGGTTTCGCCTGGAAGAAACCTATTCCTTGAAGTCATTGCTTCGTATATGACCCTCCACCTCGAAGACGAATGTCCAGACTCTTGGAATGAGTGCCCCTATTCGTTCTGGGAAGAGCTCATCTTCACCTATCTCCCGAGTAAAACGAAAATACTCCAGGAAAAGAACTTCACCCACTTGTTCCTTCATGAACTCCACGCTTTCCTCACTTGGCTTGATGAGCGGGAACACACAGCCCTCTCCCCGAAAGTCCTTCCCTTGATCAAAGAATCCCTCCCGATGCTGAGTCGCTATGAATCATTATTTGCCGACCTCTTTCTACGAAACTATCCAAAGATGCATCAGTCCGATTGGAACTACCGGGCTGATATGGCCGTTGCCGATCAAAAGTGGAATCTCTACGCAGAACATGCGCAGGGTCTGTTTCAAGTTCACTCAATTGAAAAGGAAGGAATCTTGTTCATCGACCTCCTGACGCGCTTTCCTTACTTCATCCGCAATGTGCCGGTCCACCGGATCGATGAAGGGATAGTCATCGCAGGAGCCATAGGAAGAAGAGAGAGAGGAATGGTGTGGGACCTTGTATTCCCTGATGGATTCTTCCCTAAAAGGGGGATCAAATACATCGGAGAAGATCTTGTATACTGATTGATGTCCCTGGTGCGGGTAAGGGTAAAATCATACCTGCGCCGGGGAAATGAAATCTTTTAAATTTAAATTGAAATTAGTATTGACGTAATAGGCTAATAGGTGATATTATATTCCTTGTCGCCAAAACGACATCGAAAAACAACTTAAGAAAAAGCTTGACTCACTGACTGATATCATGGTATATTTAAGAGGTGCTCAAGAGAGCTTAAGTAACATTTGAACCTTGAAAACTGAACAAAACAAGACAAACACGTCAACGTTAATTCTAGATTTATTTTTAAAAGAGCTATTCAAACTTTTTATGGAGAGTTTGATCCTGGCTCAGGACGAACGCTGGCGGCGTGCCTAATACATGCAAGTCGAGCGGATCGATGGGAGCTTGCTCCCTGAGATCAGCGGCGGACGGGTGAGTAACACGTGGGTAACCTGCCTGTAAGACTGGGATAACTCCGGGAAACCGGGGCTAATACCGGATAACACCTACCCCCGCATGGGGGAAGGTTGAAAGGTGGCTTCGGCTATCACTTACAGATGGACCCGCGGCGCATTAGCTAGTTGGTGAGGTAATGGCTCACCAAGGCGACGATGCGTAGCCGACCTGAGAGGGTGATCGGCCACACTGGGACTGAGACACGGCCCAGACTCCTACGGGAGGCAGCAGTAGGGAATCTTCCGCAATGGACGAAAGTCTGACGGAGCAACGCCGCGTGAGTGAAGAAGGTTTTCGGATCGTAAAACTCTGTTGTTAGGGAAGAACAAGTGCCGTTCGAATAGGGCGGCGCCTTGACGGTACCTAACCAGAAAGCCACGGCTAACTACGTGCCAGCAGCCGCGGTAATACGTAGGTGGCAAGCGTTGTCCGGAATTATTGGGCGTAAAGCGCGCGCAGGTGGTTTCTTAAGTCTGATGTGAAAGCCCACGGCTCAACCGTGGAGGGTCATTGGAAACTGGGGAACTTGAGTGCAGAAGAGGAAAGTGGAATTCCAAGTGTAGCGGTGAAATGCGTAGATATTTGGAGGAACACCAGTGGCGAAGGCGACTTTCTGGTCTGTAACTGACACTGAGGCGCGAAAGCGTGGGGAGCAAACAGGATTAGATACCCTGGTAGTCCACGCCGTAAACGATGAGTGCTAAGTGTTAGAGGGTTTCCGCCCTTTAGTGCTGCAGCTAACGCATTAAGCACTCCGCCTGGGGAGTACGGTCGCAAGACTGAAACTCAAAGGAATTGACGGGGGCCCGCACAAGCGGTGGAGCATGTGGTTTAATTCGAAGCAACGCGAAGAACCTTACCAGGTCTTGACATCCTCTGACAACCCTAGAGATAGGGCTTTCCCCTTCGGGGGACAGAGTGACAGGTGGTGCATGGTTGTCGTCAGCTCGTGTCGTGAGATGTTGGGTTAAGTCCCGCAACGAGCGCAACCCTTGATCTTAGTTGCCAGCATTCAGTTGGGCACTCTAAGATGACTGCCGGTGACAAACCGGAGGAAGGTGGGGATGACGTCAAATCATCATGCCCCTTATGACCTGGGCTACACACGTGCTACAATGGACGGTACAAAGGGCTGCAAGACCGCGAGGTTTAGCCAATCCCATAAAACCGTTCTCAGTTCGGATTGTAGGCTGCAACTCGCCTACATGAAGCTGGAATCGCTAGTAATCGCGGATCAGCATGCCGCGGTGAATACGTTCCCGGGCCTTGTACACACCGCCCGTCACACCACGAGAGTTTGTAACACCCGAAGTCGGTGAGGTAACCTTTTGGAGCCAGCCGCCTAAGGTGGGACAGATGATTGGGGTGAAGTCGTAACAAGGTAGCCGTATCGGAAGGTGCGGCTGGATCACCTCCTTTCTAAGGAAGATTTACTTAAAACGTTTGACGACGTCGAAGTTTTGTTCAGTTTTGATGGTTTAACTCATCATTAAGAGTTGGGGGCCTATAGCTCAGCTGGTTAGAGCGCACGCCTGATAAGCGTGAGGTCGGTGGTTCGAGTCCACTTAGGCCCACCATTTCCAATCTCATATCATACGGGGCCTTAGCTCAGCTGGGAGAGCGCCTGCTTTGCACGCAGGAGGTCAGCGGTTCGATCCCGCTAGGCTCCACCAAACATTCTTTCCATCTGTGAAAGAGTGAACATTGTTCTTTGAAAACTAGATAAAGTTTTATTGATAGTCAAGAAATTACCGAGTATCGCCATTTTAGGTTTTTAACCAATTCGGTTAAGTTAATAAGGGCGCACGGTGGATGCCTTGGCACTAGGAGCCGACGAAGGACGGGACTAACACCGATATGCTTCGGGGAGCTGTAAGTGAGCTGATCCGAAGATTTCCGAATGGGGGAACCCACTGTTCGTAATGGAACAGTATCCTTGCTTGAATACATAGAGCATGGAAGGCAGACCCAGGGAACTGAAACATCTAAGTACCTGGAGGAAGAGAAAGCAAATGCGATTCCCTGAGTAGCGGCGAGCGAAACGGGATTAGCCCAAACCAAGAGGCTTGCCTCTTGGGGTTGTAGGACACTCTATACGGAGTTACAAAGGAACGGGGTAGACGAAGAAGTCTGGAAAGGCTCGTCAAAGAAGGTAACAACCCTGTAGTCGAAACTTCGTTCCCTCTTGAGTGGATCCTGAGTACGGCGGGACACGTGAAATCCCGTCGGAAGCTGGGAGGACCATCTCCCAAGGCTAAATACTCCCTAGTGACCGATAGTGAACCAGTACCGTGAGGGAAAGGTGAAAAGCACCCCGGAAGGGGAGTGAAATAGAACCTGAAACCGTGTGCCTACAAGTAGTCAGAGCCCGTTAACGGGTGATGGCGTGCCTTTTGTAGAATGAACCGGCGAGTTACGATCCCATGCAAGGTTAAGTTGAGAAGACGGAGCCGCAGCGAAAGCGAGTCTGAATAGGGCGAATGAGTATGTGGTCGTAGACCCGAAACCAGGTGATCTACCCATGTCCAGGATGAAGTCCAGGTAACACTGGATGGAGGTCCGAACCCACGCACGTTGAAAAGTGCGGGGATGAGGTGTGGGTAGCGGAGAA from Rossellomorea marisflavi includes the following:
- a CDS encoding pro-sigmaK processing inhibitor BofA family protein, with translation MSPVIVIAAISGLIILLLATGVPIKPLRFVGQVAIKVMIGALFLFFLNAFGSKYGIHVPINLATSSISGILGIPGVVGLTVIQMWVL
- a CDS encoding YaaL family protein, with amino-acid sequence MFFRKKGKLKKEYDQSLLNVLDEMKDQWNRQQSIDEMSVDYSLGAQCHTKIAEAKYFFLFKEAKHRNIVIKR
- a CDS encoding PaaI family thioesterase, giving the protein MENQKPAIQDEYEDDFAWCYGCGRLNEEGHKFRTGVEGEKTITVYTPERKHTAIPGFVYGGVIASLIDCHGTGSAAITLHQKNGGTIGDGSIPPRFVTASLSVDFMKPTPQDVPLKAVGTVHEIHPKKFRVETEVFADEELCAKGEVIAVVMPASFGG